Proteins encoded by one window of Cinclus cinclus chromosome 14, bCinCin1.1, whole genome shotgun sequence:
- the TBC1D9B gene encoding TBC1 domain family member 9B isoform X3, with the protein MWLGPEEVLLAGALWVTERANPFFLLQRRRGHGKGGGLTGLLVGTLDVVLDSSARVAPYRILHQTQDSQVYWAVACGSSRKEITKHWEWLENNLLQTLSIFDNEEDITTFVKGKIHGIIAEENKNEQPQSEEDPGKFKEAELKMRKQFGMPEVEKLVNYYSCSYWKGRVPRQGWLYLTVNHLCFYSFLLGKEVTLVIQWVDVTQLEKNATLLFPECIKVSTRDSELYFSMFLNINETFKLMEQLANIAMRQLLDNESFLQDKSLPKPRRPLKNISALKRDLDARAKNECYRATFRLPKDECLDGHTDCTLWTPFNKMHIPGQMFVSNNYICFASRAEEACHLIIPLREVTIVEKADSSSVLPSPLSISTKSKMTFFFANLKDRDFLVQRISDFLQRTPSKKPCGIDREWKWNVADPSSEEVPELPSSSLLPVSPTSALGHRPVNFCAGQVPTASQGLLKLFRRNSEELSGPKGAKEKMKEESWNIHFFEYGRGMCMYRTAKTRELVQKGIPENLRGELWLLFSGAWNEMVTHPGYYADLVEKSMGRYNLATEEIERDLHRSMPEHPAFQNELGIAALRRVLTAYAFRNPTIGYCQAMNIVTSVLLLYCNEEEAFWLLVALCERMLPDYYNTRVVGALVDQGIFEELTREYLPQLSEKMQDLGVISTISLSWFLTLFLSVMPFESAVVIVDCFFYEGIKFILQVSLAILDANMEKLLHCCDEGEAMTILGRYLDNVVNRQSVSPPIPHLHALLTSGDDPPLEVDIFELIKTSYEKFGNLKADDIEQMRFKQRLKVIQSLEDTAKKSVVRAVSGDIGFSMEELEELYVVFKAKYLMSCYWGNNRAAAARRDQSLPYLEQYRIDMEQFTELFISLTPWACGAHTPVLAARLFRLLDENRDSLINFKEFVTGMSGMYHGDLTEKLKVLYKLHLPPALNPEETESALEAASYFTEDVTTEETQEDKGRRNENGPDKEEKGTSPQDYRYYLRMWAKEKENKKETIKDLPKMSQEQFIELCKTLYNMFSEDPVEQELYHAIATVASLLLRIGEVGKRFSNKPVRKSEDCKANNTQDPVSEEESPISEQNSAVEQQPQADHEDKASTDTQPEKTQQENQTLGDGSGEGQSSPLQLLSDDETKDDMSMSSYSMVSTGSLQCEDIADDTVLVGCEGSSAAARYGSTIDTDWSISFEQILASMLTETALVNYFEKKVNILQKIKDQKKVERQFSSSSDYELSSVSG; encoded by the exons GATCATCTCGTAAAGAGATCACAAAGCATTGGGAATGGCTGGAGAATAACTTACTGCAGACTCTGTCCATCTTTGACAACGAAGAAGATATCACCACCTTTGTCAAGGGCAAGATACAT GGCATTATTGCTGAGGAGAACAAGAATGAGCAGCCCCAGAGTGAAGAGGATCCAGGCAAATTCAAAGAGGCTGAGCTGAAGATGCGGAAGCAGTTTGGGATGCCCGAGGTGGAGAAGTTGGTCAATTACTATTCCTGCAGCTATTGGAAGGGGCGTGTCCCCAGACAGGGCTGGCTGTACCTCACTGTCAACCACCTCTGCTTCTACTCCTTCCTGCTGGGCAAAGAGG tTACACTGGTGATCCAGTGGGTGGATGTAACCCAGCTAGAAAAAAATGCTACACTGCTGTTCCCTGAGTGTATTAAAGTAAGCACGAGGGACAGTGAACtctatttttccatgtttctcaACATCAATGAAACGTTCAAGCTGATGGAGCAGTTGGCCAACATTGCGATGCGGCAGCTACTGGATAATGAGAGCTTCCTACAGGACAAGTCTCTCCCAAAGCCCAGGAGGCCTCTTAAGAACATCTCTGCATTAAAAAG agacTTGGATGCTCGAGCCAAAAATGAGTGCTACCGTGCCACTTTCCGGTTGCCCAAGGATGAATGCCTGGATGGACATACAGATTGTACCTTGTGGACACCATTCAACAAGATGCATATTCCTGGCCAGATGTTTGTTTCCAACAATTACATCTGTTttgccagcagggcagaggaggcCTGTCATCTCATCATTCCTCTCAGGGAG GTGACAATAGTTGAGAAAGCAGATAGCTCCAGCGTCTTGCCCAGCCCTCTGTCCATCAGCACTAAAAGTAAAATGACCTTCTTCTTTGCCAATCTGAAAGACCGGGATTTCTTGGTACAGAGGATCTCTGACTTCCTGCAGAGAACACCATCCAAGAAACCCTGTGGCATTGACAGGGAATGGAAGTGGAATGTGGCTGATCCTAGCAGCGAG GAGGTTCCAGAGCTGCcttccagcagcctcctgcctgTTAGTCCCACATCTGCTCTTGGCCATCGACCCGTCAACTTCTGTGCTGGGCAGGTGCCAACAGCCTCACAGGGACTGCTCAAACTCTTCAGGAGGAATTCTGAGGAGCTCTCTGGACCCAAAGgg GCAAAGGAGAAGATGAAGGAAGAGTCTTGGAACATTCATTTCTTTGAATATGGGCGAGGGATGTGTATGTACCGCACTGCCAAGACGAGGGAGCTGGTACAGAAAGGAATCCCAGAGAACCTCCGTGGAGAACTGTGGCTCCTTTTCTCCG GggcttggaatgagatggtGACTCATCCTGGTTACTACGCAGATCTTGTGGAAAAGTCAATGGGAAGGTACAATCTTGCTACAGAGGAAATTGAGAGAGATCTGCACCGCTCTATGCCAGAACATCCTGCCTTCCAAAATGAATTGGGAATTGCTGCTCTCCGGAGAGTCTTAACTGCTTATGCATTCAGAAATCCAACAATTGGGTACTGTCAG GCCATGAACATTGTcacctcagtgctgctgctgtactGCAATGAGGAAGAGGCTTTCTGGCTCCTGGTGGCTTTGTGCGAGCGGATGTTGCCAGATTACTACAATACAAGAGTAGTAG GTGCATTGGTGGACCAAGGCATCTTTGAAGAACTTACACGAGAGTATCTTCCACAGCTGTCTGAAAAGATGCAGGACCTAGGAGTGATCTCCACCATATCCCTTTCCTGGTTTCTCACTCTCTTCCTGAGTGTGATGCCCTTTGAGAGTGCCGTGGTCATTGTTGACTGTTTTTTCTACGAGGGAATCAAGTTTATCCTGCAGGTGTCGTTGGCCATACTTGATGCCAACATGGAGAAGTTGCTACACTGCTGTGATGAAGGTGAAGCCATGACTATTTTGGGCAG ATACTTGGACAATGTAGTTAACAGGCAGAGTGTCTCTCCTCCTATTCCACACTTGCATGCACTGTTGACCAGTGGAGATGACCCCCCACTTGAAGTTGACATCTTTGAACTCATCAAAACTTCATATGAG AAATTTGGCAATCTGAAGGCAGATGACATTGAACAAATGCGTTTCAAACAAAGGCTGAAAGTGATCCAGTCTCTGGAGGATACAGCCAAGAAGAGTGTG GTCCGAGCTGTGTCTGGTGACATTGGTTTTTCTATGGAAGAGCTAGAAGAGCTGTATGTAGTGTTCAAG GCCAAGTACCTGATGAGCTGTTACTGGGGGAACAACCGTgcggccgctgcccgccgggaCCAGAGCCTGCCCTACCTGGAGCAGTACCGCATAGACATGGAGCAGTTCACAGAGCTCTTCATCAGCCTCACCCCCTGGGCCTGTGGGGCACAcacccctgtgctggcagcacgGCTCTTCCGCCTCCTGGACGAGAACAGGGATTCTCTCATCAACTTCAAGGAGTTTGTGACAGGAATGA gtgGGATGTACCATGGTGACCTCACTGAAAAACTCAAAGTACTGTACAAACTGCACCTGCCTCCTG CTCTGAATCCAGAGGAGACAGAGTCTGCTTTGGAGGCCGCAAGTTATTTCACAGAGGATGTGACAACAGAAG AAACCCAAGAAGATaaaggaaggagaaatgagAATGGTCCAGACAAAG AAGAGAAAGGTACCAGTCCACAGGACTACAGATACTACCTAAGAATGTGGGCcaaggaaaaagagaacaagaaaGAAACCATTAAAGATCTCCCCAAAATGAGCCAG GAACAGTTCATAGAGTTATGCAAGACCCTTTACAACATGTTCAGTGAGGACCCCGTGGAGCAGGAGCTGTACCATGCCATCGCCACTGTGGCCAGTCTGCTTCTGCGGATTGGGGAAGTTGGAAAAAGATTCTCCAACAAGCCCGTGAGGAAGTCTGAGGACTGCAAAGCAAACAATACCCAAGATCCTGTGAGTGAAGAGGAGTCACCAATATCAGAACAGAATTCAGCAGTGGAACAGCAACCCCAAGCTGACCATGAGGACAAAGCCAGCACTGATACTCAGCCTgaaaaaacacagcaggaaaatcaaACTCTAGGAGATGGGTCAGGGGAAGGACAAAGCTCTCCTTTACAGCTGCTATCAGATGATGAAACCAAAGATGATATGTCCATGTCTTCCTACTCCATGGTCAGCACGGGCTCCCTGCAGTGCGAAGACATCGCGGACGACACGGTGCTGGTCGGCTGTGAgggcagcagtgcagctgccagGTATGGCAGCACCATTGACACTGACTGGTCTATCTCCTTCGAGCAgatcttggcctccatgctgaCAGAAACAGCCCTTGTAAACTACTTTGAGAAAAAAGTCAACATTCTCCAAAAGATAAAGGATCAGAAGAAGGTAGAGAGGCAGTTCAGTTCATCCAGTGACTATGAACTTTCCTCTGTGTCAGGGTGA
- the TBC1D9B gene encoding TBC1 domain family member 9B isoform X1 has translation MWLGPEEVLLAGALWVTERANPFFLLQRRRGHGKGGGLTGLLVGTLDVVLDSSARVAPYRILHQTQDSQVYWAVACGSSRKEITKHWEWLENNLLQTLSIFDNEEDITTFVKGKIHGIIAEENKNEQPQSEEDPGKFKEAELKMRKQFGMPEVEKLVNYYSCSYWKGRVPRQGWLYLTVNHLCFYSFLLGKEVTLVIQWVDVTQLEKNATLLFPECIKVSTRDSELYFSMFLNINETFKLMEQLANIAMRQLLDNESFLQDKSLPKPRRPLKNISALKRDLDARAKNECYRATFRLPKDECLDGHTDCTLWTPFNKMHIPGQMFVSNNYICFASRAEEACHLIIPLREVTIVEKADSSSVLPSPLSISTKSKMTFFFANLKDRDFLVQRISDFLQRTPSKKPCGIDREWKWNVADPSSEEVPELPSSSLLPVSPTSALGHRPVNFCAGQVPTASQGLLKLFRRNSEELSGPKGAKEKMKEESWNIHFFEYGRGMCMYRTAKTRELVQKGIPENLRGELWLLFSGAWNEMVTHPGYYADLVEKSMGRYNLATEEIERDLHRSMPEHPAFQNELGIAALRRVLTAYAFRNPTIGYCQAMNIVTSVLLLYCNEEEAFWLLVALCERMLPDYYNTRVVGALVDQGIFEELTREYLPQLSEKMQDLGVISTISLSWFLTLFLSVMPFESAVVIVDCFFYEGIKFILQVSLAILDANMEKLLHCCDEGEAMTILGRYLDNVVNRQSVSPPIPHLHALLTSGDDPPLEVDIFELIKTSYEKFGNLKADDIEQMRFKQRLKVIQSLEDTAKKSVVRAVSGDIGFSMEELEELYVVFKAKYLMSCYWGNNRAAAARRDQSLPYLEQYRIDMEQFTELFISLTPWACGAHTPVLAARLFRLLDENRDSLINFKEFVTGMSGMYHGDLTEKLKVLYKLHLPPALNPEETESALEAASYFTEDVTTEVSPFVSELDICLHCESQETQEDKGRRNENGPDKEEKGTSPQDYRYYLRMWAKEKENKKETIKDLPKMSQEQFIELCKTLYNMFSEDPVEQELYHAIATVASLLLRIGEVGKRFSNKPVRKSEDCKANNTQDPVSEEESPISEQNSAVEQQPQADHEDKASTDTQPEKTQQENQTLGDGSGEGQSSPLQLLSDDETKDDMSMSSYSMVSTGSLQCEDIADDTVLVGCEGSSAAARYGSTIDTDWSISFEQILASMLTETALVNYFEKKVNILQKIKDQKKVERQFSSSSDYELSSVSG, from the exons GATCATCTCGTAAAGAGATCACAAAGCATTGGGAATGGCTGGAGAATAACTTACTGCAGACTCTGTCCATCTTTGACAACGAAGAAGATATCACCACCTTTGTCAAGGGCAAGATACAT GGCATTATTGCTGAGGAGAACAAGAATGAGCAGCCCCAGAGTGAAGAGGATCCAGGCAAATTCAAAGAGGCTGAGCTGAAGATGCGGAAGCAGTTTGGGATGCCCGAGGTGGAGAAGTTGGTCAATTACTATTCCTGCAGCTATTGGAAGGGGCGTGTCCCCAGACAGGGCTGGCTGTACCTCACTGTCAACCACCTCTGCTTCTACTCCTTCCTGCTGGGCAAAGAGG tTACACTGGTGATCCAGTGGGTGGATGTAACCCAGCTAGAAAAAAATGCTACACTGCTGTTCCCTGAGTGTATTAAAGTAAGCACGAGGGACAGTGAACtctatttttccatgtttctcaACATCAATGAAACGTTCAAGCTGATGGAGCAGTTGGCCAACATTGCGATGCGGCAGCTACTGGATAATGAGAGCTTCCTACAGGACAAGTCTCTCCCAAAGCCCAGGAGGCCTCTTAAGAACATCTCTGCATTAAAAAG agacTTGGATGCTCGAGCCAAAAATGAGTGCTACCGTGCCACTTTCCGGTTGCCCAAGGATGAATGCCTGGATGGACATACAGATTGTACCTTGTGGACACCATTCAACAAGATGCATATTCCTGGCCAGATGTTTGTTTCCAACAATTACATCTGTTttgccagcagggcagaggaggcCTGTCATCTCATCATTCCTCTCAGGGAG GTGACAATAGTTGAGAAAGCAGATAGCTCCAGCGTCTTGCCCAGCCCTCTGTCCATCAGCACTAAAAGTAAAATGACCTTCTTCTTTGCCAATCTGAAAGACCGGGATTTCTTGGTACAGAGGATCTCTGACTTCCTGCAGAGAACACCATCCAAGAAACCCTGTGGCATTGACAGGGAATGGAAGTGGAATGTGGCTGATCCTAGCAGCGAG GAGGTTCCAGAGCTGCcttccagcagcctcctgcctgTTAGTCCCACATCTGCTCTTGGCCATCGACCCGTCAACTTCTGTGCTGGGCAGGTGCCAACAGCCTCACAGGGACTGCTCAAACTCTTCAGGAGGAATTCTGAGGAGCTCTCTGGACCCAAAGgg GCAAAGGAGAAGATGAAGGAAGAGTCTTGGAACATTCATTTCTTTGAATATGGGCGAGGGATGTGTATGTACCGCACTGCCAAGACGAGGGAGCTGGTACAGAAAGGAATCCCAGAGAACCTCCGTGGAGAACTGTGGCTCCTTTTCTCCG GggcttggaatgagatggtGACTCATCCTGGTTACTACGCAGATCTTGTGGAAAAGTCAATGGGAAGGTACAATCTTGCTACAGAGGAAATTGAGAGAGATCTGCACCGCTCTATGCCAGAACATCCTGCCTTCCAAAATGAATTGGGAATTGCTGCTCTCCGGAGAGTCTTAACTGCTTATGCATTCAGAAATCCAACAATTGGGTACTGTCAG GCCATGAACATTGTcacctcagtgctgctgctgtactGCAATGAGGAAGAGGCTTTCTGGCTCCTGGTGGCTTTGTGCGAGCGGATGTTGCCAGATTACTACAATACAAGAGTAGTAG GTGCATTGGTGGACCAAGGCATCTTTGAAGAACTTACACGAGAGTATCTTCCACAGCTGTCTGAAAAGATGCAGGACCTAGGAGTGATCTCCACCATATCCCTTTCCTGGTTTCTCACTCTCTTCCTGAGTGTGATGCCCTTTGAGAGTGCCGTGGTCATTGTTGACTGTTTTTTCTACGAGGGAATCAAGTTTATCCTGCAGGTGTCGTTGGCCATACTTGATGCCAACATGGAGAAGTTGCTACACTGCTGTGATGAAGGTGAAGCCATGACTATTTTGGGCAG ATACTTGGACAATGTAGTTAACAGGCAGAGTGTCTCTCCTCCTATTCCACACTTGCATGCACTGTTGACCAGTGGAGATGACCCCCCACTTGAAGTTGACATCTTTGAACTCATCAAAACTTCATATGAG AAATTTGGCAATCTGAAGGCAGATGACATTGAACAAATGCGTTTCAAACAAAGGCTGAAAGTGATCCAGTCTCTGGAGGATACAGCCAAGAAGAGTGTG GTCCGAGCTGTGTCTGGTGACATTGGTTTTTCTATGGAAGAGCTAGAAGAGCTGTATGTAGTGTTCAAG GCCAAGTACCTGATGAGCTGTTACTGGGGGAACAACCGTgcggccgctgcccgccgggaCCAGAGCCTGCCCTACCTGGAGCAGTACCGCATAGACATGGAGCAGTTCACAGAGCTCTTCATCAGCCTCACCCCCTGGGCCTGTGGGGCACAcacccctgtgctggcagcacgGCTCTTCCGCCTCCTGGACGAGAACAGGGATTCTCTCATCAACTTCAAGGAGTTTGTGACAGGAATGA gtgGGATGTACCATGGTGACCTCACTGAAAAACTCAAAGTACTGTACAAACTGCACCTGCCTCCTG CTCTGAATCCAGAGGAGACAGAGTCTGCTTTGGAGGCCGCAAGTTATTTCACAGAGGATGTGACAACAGAAG TATCTCCTTTTGTCTCAGAGCTGGATATCTGCCTGCACTGTGAGTCTCAAG AAACCCAAGAAGATaaaggaaggagaaatgagAATGGTCCAGACAAAG AAGAGAAAGGTACCAGTCCACAGGACTACAGATACTACCTAAGAATGTGGGCcaaggaaaaagagaacaagaaaGAAACCATTAAAGATCTCCCCAAAATGAGCCAG GAACAGTTCATAGAGTTATGCAAGACCCTTTACAACATGTTCAGTGAGGACCCCGTGGAGCAGGAGCTGTACCATGCCATCGCCACTGTGGCCAGTCTGCTTCTGCGGATTGGGGAAGTTGGAAAAAGATTCTCCAACAAGCCCGTGAGGAAGTCTGAGGACTGCAAAGCAAACAATACCCAAGATCCTGTGAGTGAAGAGGAGTCACCAATATCAGAACAGAATTCAGCAGTGGAACAGCAACCCCAAGCTGACCATGAGGACAAAGCCAGCACTGATACTCAGCCTgaaaaaacacagcaggaaaatcaaACTCTAGGAGATGGGTCAGGGGAAGGACAAAGCTCTCCTTTACAGCTGCTATCAGATGATGAAACCAAAGATGATATGTCCATGTCTTCCTACTCCATGGTCAGCACGGGCTCCCTGCAGTGCGAAGACATCGCGGACGACACGGTGCTGGTCGGCTGTGAgggcagcagtgcagctgccagGTATGGCAGCACCATTGACACTGACTGGTCTATCTCCTTCGAGCAgatcttggcctccatgctgaCAGAAACAGCCCTTGTAAACTACTTTGAGAAAAAAGTCAACATTCTCCAAAAGATAAAGGATCAGAAGAAGGTAGAGAGGCAGTTCAGTTCATCCAGTGACTATGAACTTTCCTCTGTGTCAGGGTGA
- the TBC1D9B gene encoding TBC1 domain family member 9B isoform X2, translated as MWLGPEEVLLAGALWVTERANPFFLLQRRRGHGKGGGLTGLLVGTLDVVLDSSARVAPYRILHQTQDSQVYWAVACGSSRKEITKHWEWLENNLLQTLSIFDNEEDITTFVKGKIHGIIAEENKNEQPQSEEDPGKFKEAELKMRKQFGMPEVEKLVNYYSCSYWKGRVPRQGWLYLTVNHLCFYSFLLGKEVTLVIQWVDVTQLEKNATLLFPECIKVSTRDSELYFSMFLNINETFKLMEQLANIAMRQLLDNESFLQDKSLPKPRRPLKNISALKRDLDARAKNECYRATFRLPKDECLDGHTDCTLWTPFNKMHIPGQMFVSNNYICFASRAEEACHLIIPLREVTIVEKADSSSVLPSPLSISTKSKMTFFFANLKDRDFLVQRISDFLQRTPSKKPCGIDREWKWNVADPSSEEVPELPSSSLLPVSPTSALGHRPVNFCAGQVPTASQGLLKLFRRNSEELSGPKGAKEKMKEESWNIHFFEYGRGMCMYRTAKTRELVQKGIPENLRGELWLLFSGAWNEMVTHPGYYADLVEKSMGRYNLATEEIERDLHRSMPEHPAFQNELGIAALRRVLTAYAFRNPTIGYCQAMNIVTSVLLLYCNEEEAFWLLVALCERMLPDYYNTRVVGALVDQGIFEELTREYLPQLSEKMQDLGVISTISLSWFLTLFLSVMPFESAVVIVDCFFYEGIKFILQVSLAILDANMEKLLHCCDEGEAMTILGRYLDNVVNRQSVSPPIPHLHALLTSGDDPPLEVDIFELIKTSYEKFGNLKADDIEQMRFKQRLKVIQSLEDTAKKSVVRAVSGDIGFSMEELEELYVVFKAKYLMSCYWGNNRAAAARRDQSLPYLEQYRIDMEQFTELFISLTPWACGAHTPVLAARLFRLLDENRDSLINFKEFVTGMSGMYHGDLTEKLKVLYKLHLPPALNPEETESALEAASYFTEDVTTEVSPFVSELDICLHCESQALVKIEDKGRRNENGPDKEEKGTSPQDYRYYLRMWAKEKENKKETIKDLPKMSQEQFIELCKTLYNMFSEDPVEQELYHAIATVASLLLRIGEVGKRFSNKPVRKSEDCKANNTQDPVSEEESPISEQNSAVEQQPQADHEDKASTDTQPEKTQQENQTLGDGSGEGQSSPLQLLSDDETKDDMSMSSYSMVSTGSLQCEDIADDTVLVGCEGSSAAARYGSTIDTDWSISFEQILASMLTETALVNYFEKKVNILQKIKDQKKVERQFSSSSDYELSSVSG; from the exons GATCATCTCGTAAAGAGATCACAAAGCATTGGGAATGGCTGGAGAATAACTTACTGCAGACTCTGTCCATCTTTGACAACGAAGAAGATATCACCACCTTTGTCAAGGGCAAGATACAT GGCATTATTGCTGAGGAGAACAAGAATGAGCAGCCCCAGAGTGAAGAGGATCCAGGCAAATTCAAAGAGGCTGAGCTGAAGATGCGGAAGCAGTTTGGGATGCCCGAGGTGGAGAAGTTGGTCAATTACTATTCCTGCAGCTATTGGAAGGGGCGTGTCCCCAGACAGGGCTGGCTGTACCTCACTGTCAACCACCTCTGCTTCTACTCCTTCCTGCTGGGCAAAGAGG tTACACTGGTGATCCAGTGGGTGGATGTAACCCAGCTAGAAAAAAATGCTACACTGCTGTTCCCTGAGTGTATTAAAGTAAGCACGAGGGACAGTGAACtctatttttccatgtttctcaACATCAATGAAACGTTCAAGCTGATGGAGCAGTTGGCCAACATTGCGATGCGGCAGCTACTGGATAATGAGAGCTTCCTACAGGACAAGTCTCTCCCAAAGCCCAGGAGGCCTCTTAAGAACATCTCTGCATTAAAAAG agacTTGGATGCTCGAGCCAAAAATGAGTGCTACCGTGCCACTTTCCGGTTGCCCAAGGATGAATGCCTGGATGGACATACAGATTGTACCTTGTGGACACCATTCAACAAGATGCATATTCCTGGCCAGATGTTTGTTTCCAACAATTACATCTGTTttgccagcagggcagaggaggcCTGTCATCTCATCATTCCTCTCAGGGAG GTGACAATAGTTGAGAAAGCAGATAGCTCCAGCGTCTTGCCCAGCCCTCTGTCCATCAGCACTAAAAGTAAAATGACCTTCTTCTTTGCCAATCTGAAAGACCGGGATTTCTTGGTACAGAGGATCTCTGACTTCCTGCAGAGAACACCATCCAAGAAACCCTGTGGCATTGACAGGGAATGGAAGTGGAATGTGGCTGATCCTAGCAGCGAG GAGGTTCCAGAGCTGCcttccagcagcctcctgcctgTTAGTCCCACATCTGCTCTTGGCCATCGACCCGTCAACTTCTGTGCTGGGCAGGTGCCAACAGCCTCACAGGGACTGCTCAAACTCTTCAGGAGGAATTCTGAGGAGCTCTCTGGACCCAAAGgg GCAAAGGAGAAGATGAAGGAAGAGTCTTGGAACATTCATTTCTTTGAATATGGGCGAGGGATGTGTATGTACCGCACTGCCAAGACGAGGGAGCTGGTACAGAAAGGAATCCCAGAGAACCTCCGTGGAGAACTGTGGCTCCTTTTCTCCG GggcttggaatgagatggtGACTCATCCTGGTTACTACGCAGATCTTGTGGAAAAGTCAATGGGAAGGTACAATCTTGCTACAGAGGAAATTGAGAGAGATCTGCACCGCTCTATGCCAGAACATCCTGCCTTCCAAAATGAATTGGGAATTGCTGCTCTCCGGAGAGTCTTAACTGCTTATGCATTCAGAAATCCAACAATTGGGTACTGTCAG GCCATGAACATTGTcacctcagtgctgctgctgtactGCAATGAGGAAGAGGCTTTCTGGCTCCTGGTGGCTTTGTGCGAGCGGATGTTGCCAGATTACTACAATACAAGAGTAGTAG GTGCATTGGTGGACCAAGGCATCTTTGAAGAACTTACACGAGAGTATCTTCCACAGCTGTCTGAAAAGATGCAGGACCTAGGAGTGATCTCCACCATATCCCTTTCCTGGTTTCTCACTCTCTTCCTGAGTGTGATGCCCTTTGAGAGTGCCGTGGTCATTGTTGACTGTTTTTTCTACGAGGGAATCAAGTTTATCCTGCAGGTGTCGTTGGCCATACTTGATGCCAACATGGAGAAGTTGCTACACTGCTGTGATGAAGGTGAAGCCATGACTATTTTGGGCAG ATACTTGGACAATGTAGTTAACAGGCAGAGTGTCTCTCCTCCTATTCCACACTTGCATGCACTGTTGACCAGTGGAGATGACCCCCCACTTGAAGTTGACATCTTTGAACTCATCAAAACTTCATATGAG AAATTTGGCAATCTGAAGGCAGATGACATTGAACAAATGCGTTTCAAACAAAGGCTGAAAGTGATCCAGTCTCTGGAGGATACAGCCAAGAAGAGTGTG GTCCGAGCTGTGTCTGGTGACATTGGTTTTTCTATGGAAGAGCTAGAAGAGCTGTATGTAGTGTTCAAG GCCAAGTACCTGATGAGCTGTTACTGGGGGAACAACCGTgcggccgctgcccgccgggaCCAGAGCCTGCCCTACCTGGAGCAGTACCGCATAGACATGGAGCAGTTCACAGAGCTCTTCATCAGCCTCACCCCCTGGGCCTGTGGGGCACAcacccctgtgctggcagcacgGCTCTTCCGCCTCCTGGACGAGAACAGGGATTCTCTCATCAACTTCAAGGAGTTTGTGACAGGAATGA gtgGGATGTACCATGGTGACCTCACTGAAAAACTCAAAGTACTGTACAAACTGCACCTGCCTCCTG CTCTGAATCCAGAGGAGACAGAGTCTGCTTTGGAGGCCGCAAGTTATTTCACAGAGGATGTGACAACAGAAG TATCTCCTTTTGTCTCAGAGCTGGATATCTGCCTGCACTGTGAGTCTCAAG CCTTGGTCAAAATAG AAGATaaaggaaggagaaatgagAATGGTCCAGACAAAG AAGAGAAAGGTACCAGTCCACAGGACTACAGATACTACCTAAGAATGTGGGCcaaggaaaaagagaacaagaaaGAAACCATTAAAGATCTCCCCAAAATGAGCCAG GAACAGTTCATAGAGTTATGCAAGACCCTTTACAACATGTTCAGTGAGGACCCCGTGGAGCAGGAGCTGTACCATGCCATCGCCACTGTGGCCAGTCTGCTTCTGCGGATTGGGGAAGTTGGAAAAAGATTCTCCAACAAGCCCGTGAGGAAGTCTGAGGACTGCAAAGCAAACAATACCCAAGATCCTGTGAGTGAAGAGGAGTCACCAATATCAGAACAGAATTCAGCAGTGGAACAGCAACCCCAAGCTGACCATGAGGACAAAGCCAGCACTGATACTCAGCCTgaaaaaacacagcaggaaaatcaaACTCTAGGAGATGGGTCAGGGGAAGGACAAAGCTCTCCTTTACAGCTGCTATCAGATGATGAAACCAAAGATGATATGTCCATGTCTTCCTACTCCATGGTCAGCACGGGCTCCCTGCAGTGCGAAGACATCGCGGACGACACGGTGCTGGTCGGCTGTGAgggcagcagtgcagctgccagGTATGGCAGCACCATTGACACTGACTGGTCTATCTCCTTCGAGCAgatcttggcctccatgctgaCAGAAACAGCCCTTGTAAACTACTTTGAGAAAAAAGTCAACATTCTCCAAAAGATAAAGGATCAGAAGAAGGTAGAGAGGCAGTTCAGTTCATCCAGTGACTATGAACTTTCCTCTGTGTCAGGGTGA